From a region of the Brachionichthys hirsutus isolate HB-005 chromosome 9, CSIRO-AGI_Bhir_v1, whole genome shotgun sequence genome:
- the enc3 gene encoding ectodermal-neural cortex 3: MSVSSHENRKSRSSSGSMNIQLFHKTSHADSLLTQLNLLRKRSVFTDVILKAGDRSFPCHRAVLASCSRYFEAMFSGGLRESRDADVNFHDSLHPEVLELLLDYAYSARVIINEENAESLLEAGDMLQFHDIRDAAAEFLEKNLHQSNCLGMMLLSDAHQCQRLYELSWQMCLADFATLFKSEDFLSLPRDKVQELILSEELEVEDESLVYEAVIDWVKADMESRHGELPELLRCVRLALLPETYLLNNVASEELVMCHKVGREIVEDAVRCKMRILQNDGIVTGFCARPRKVSQALLLLGGQTFMCDKIYMIDNKTKEITPKTDIPSPRKECSACAIGCKVYVTGGRGSENGASKDVWVYDTLHDEWSKAAPMLVARFGHGSAELDHMLYVVGGHTSLAGSFPASPSVSLKQVEQYDPQTNKWTLVAPLREGVSNAAVVGAKNKLFAFGGTSVNRDKYPKVQCFDPCQNRWSVPASCPQLWRYTAAAVVGKHVVVIGGDTEFSASSAYRFNSETFQWSKFGDVTAKRISCHAVASGNRLYVVGGYFGAQRCKTLDSYDPSSDSWESVTSVPYSLIPTAFVSTWKYLSA, encoded by the exons ATGTCTGTCAGTAGccatgaaaacagaaagtcTCGCTCCAGTTCTGGCTCCATGAATATCCAGCTCTTCCACAAGACATCCCACGCCGATAGCCTTTTGACTCAGCTCAACCTGCTGCGCAAGAGAAGCGTCTTCACCGACGTCATCCTGAAGGCCGGCGACCGATCGTTCCCGTGCCACCGGGCAGTCCTGGCCTCCTGCAGCCGATATTTTGAGGCCATGTTCAGTGGCGGGCTCAGGGAGAGTCGGGACGCCGACGTCAACTTCCACGATTCTCTCCACCCAGAGGTGCTGGAGCTCTTGTTGGACTACGCGTACTCGGCCCGAGTCATCATCAACGAGGAGAATGCGGAGTCGCTCCTGGAAGCCGGCGACATGCTTCAGTTCCACGACATCAGAGACGCGGCGGCGGAGTTCCTCGAGAAGAACCTCCATCAGTCAAACTGCCTGGGGATGATGCTGCTCTCGGACGCTCACCAGTGCCAGAGACTCTACGAGTTGTCCTGGCAGATGTGCTTGGCAGACTTCGCTACCCTTTTCAAGAGCGAGGATTTCCTCAGCCTGCCCAGAGACAAAGTCCAGGAGCTGATCCTCAGcgaggagctggaggtggaggacgaGAGCTTGGTCTACGAGGCCGTCATCGACTGGGTCAAGGCCGACATGGAGAGCAGGCACGGCGAACTGcccgagctgctgcgctgcgttcgCCTGGCGCTGCTACCTGAGACGTACCTGCTGAACAACGTCGCCTCTGAGGAGCTGGTCATGTGTCACAAGGTGGGTCGGGAAATAGTTGAAGACGCCGTGCGGTGCAAGATGAGGATCCTGCAGAACGATGGCATCGTCACCGGGTTCTGCGCCCGGCCCAGGAAGGTCAGCCAGGCCCTGCTTCTATTGGGAGGGCAGACCTTCATGTGCGATAAGATTTACATGATCGACAACAAGACCAAGGAGATCACCCCCAAAACAGACATCCCCAGCCCCAGGAAGGAATGCAGCGCCTGTGCTATCGGctgcaag GTTTATGTTACTGGAGGCCGCGGATCTGAAAACGGCGCCTCCAAAGACGTTTGGGTCTACGACACGTTGCACGACGAGTGGTCCAAAGCCGCGCCCATGCTGGTGGCCAGATTCGGACATGGGTCTGCGGAGCTCGACCACATGCTGTATGTTGTGGGCGGGCACACTTCTCTGGCCGGATCCTTCCCTGCATCTCCATCTGTGTCGCTCAAACAGGTGGAGCAATACGACCCCCAGACCAATAAATGGACGCTGGTGGCTCCGCTCAGAGAAGGCGTGAGCAACGCTGCGGTCGTAGGGGCCAAAAACAAACTCTTTGCCTTCGGGGGCACCAGCGTGAACAGAGACAAATACCCCAAGGTGCAGTGCTTTGACCCGTGCCAGAACCGGTGGTCTGTGCCGGCCTCCTGTCCACAGCTGTGGCGCTACACCGCGGCGGCTGTGGTCGGAAAACACGTGGTGGTGATCGGAGGGGACACGGAGTTTTCGGCCAGCTCGGCATATCGGTTCAACAGCGAGACGTTCCAGTGGTCAAAGTTCGGCGACGTGACGGCCAAGCGGATCAGCTGCCACGCGGTGGCATCGGGGAACCGGCTGTACGTGGTTGGAGGGTACTTTGGGGCGCAGCGGTGCAAGACGTTAGACAGCTACGACCCGTCCTCGGACTCTTGGGAAAGCGTGACCAGTGTGCCCTACTCGCTCATCCCCACGGCCTTCGTTAGCACGTGGAAGTACCTCTCAGCATAG